ATTTTGTCAATATTTTTAGTATTTTTTATGGAGTTTATTAGAAGTTTAAAAGAAGAAGATTTACAAAAAAAATAAAATATGTTATATTAGAAATAAAAAGGAGTTAATATGCAAATGCCAAAACCAAAGAATATAATTTTTATGTGTCAAGTTAAAAGACCACCAAGTTTTCCAAAGCCAAGTTGTGTCAGAGTTGGAAAAGAAGATTTACTTCCATTTACACAACAAAAAATGATGGAACTTGGAATTGACCCTATGACAAACTGGATAGTACCAACAGGATGTTTAAATAGATGTAATTTTGGACCTGTAATGTTAGTTGAACCTGGAAGTTATATGTATGTAGATTTAGATAAAGAAAAGATTGAGAGAATCTTAAAAGAGCATATTATTGAAGGAAATCCAGTTAAAGAATATCTAATACCAGAGGAATTTTGGGCATAAAAAGGAGTGTGAATGTATGCAGTTGTTTTTGATTTAGATACAAGTTGTTTAGGTGACGAGTATCATACTCCCTCAGCAAATAATGCATACGCTGATATTAGAAAATTTATGGAAAACAATGGCTTTAAATGTCAACAAGGAAGTGTATATTTTGGTGACGAAATAATTGATGCGGTAAAATGTGTATTATTTATTCAAAAGTTAGCTCAAACTTATTCATGGTTTAAAGCATGCGTTAAAGATGTTAGGATGTTAAGAATCGAAGAAAATAATGATTTAATGCCAGCAATTAATATGGTATAAGGAATAAAATGACAATAGAAATGCTTTATAGTAAAATTCATAGAGCCACTGTAACAGATGCAAAT
This Caminibacter mediatlanticus TB-2 DNA region includes the following protein-coding sequences:
- a CDS encoding (2Fe-2S) ferredoxin domain-containing protein, with the translated sequence MQMPKPKNIIFMCQVKRPPSFPKPSCVRVGKEDLLPFTQQKMMELGIDPMTNWIVPTGCLNRCNFGPVMLVEPGSYMYVDLDKEKIERILKEHIIEGNPVKEYLIPEEFWA
- a CDS encoding virulence factor codes for the protein MYAVVFDLDTSCLGDEYHTPSANNAYADIRKFMENNGFKCQQGSVYFGDEIIDAVKCVLFIQKLAQTYSWFKACVKDVRMLRIEENNDLMPAINMV